One Cherax quadricarinatus isolate ZL_2023a chromosome 96, ASM3850222v1, whole genome shotgun sequence genomic window, TAATATAGAAGGTTCTACAAGGATAATATAGAAGGTTCTACAAGGTTAATATAGAAGGTTCTACAAGGTTAATATAGAAGGTTCTACAAGGTTAATATAGAAGGTTCTACAAGGTTAATATAGAAGGTTCTACAAGGTTAATATAGAAGGTTCTACAAGGTTAATATAGGTTCTACAAGGTTAATATAGAAGGTTCTACAAGGATAATATAGAAGGTTCTACAAGGTTAATATAGAAGGTTCTACAAGGTTAATATAGAAGGTTCTACAAGGTTAATATAGAAGGTTCTACAAGGTTAATATAGAAGGTTCTACAAGGATAATATAGAAGGTTCTACAAGGTTAATATAGAAGGTTCTACAAGGTTAATATAGAAGGTTCTACAAGGATAATATAGAAGGTTCTACAAGGTTAATATAGAAGGTTCTACAAGGTTAATATAGAAGGTTCTACAAGGTTAATATAGAAGGTTCTACAAGGTTAATATAGAAGGTTCTACAAGGTTAATATAGAAGGTTCTACAAGGTTAATATAGAAGGTTCTACAAGGTTAATATAGAAGGTTCTACAAGGTTAATATAGAAGGTTCTACAAGGTTAATATAGAAGGTTCTACAAGGTTAATATATAAGGTTCTACAAGGTTAATATAGAAGGTTCTACAAGGATAATATAGAAGGTTCTACAAGGTTAATATAGAAGGTTCTACAAGGTTAATATAGAAGGTTCTACAAGGATAATATAGAAGGTTCTACAAGGTTAATATAGAAGGTTCTACAAGGTTAATATAGAAGGTTCTACAAGGTTAATATAGAAGGTTCTACAAGGTTAATATAGAAGGTTCTACAAGGTTAATATAGTAGGTTCTACAAGGTTAATATAGAAGGTTCTACAAGGTTAATATAGAAGGTTCTACAAGGTTAATATAGAAGGTTCTACAAGGTTAATATAGAAGGTTCTACAAGGTTAATATAGAAGGTTCTACAAGGTTAATATAGAAGGTTCTACAAGGTTAATATAGAAGGTTCTACAAGGTTAATATAGAAGGTTCTACATGGTTAATATAGAAGGTTCTACAAGGTTAATATAGAAGGTTCTACAAGGTTAATATAGAAGGTTCTACAAGGTTAATATAGAAGGTTCTACAAGGTTCTAGCCGCTACTTCAGGTTTGGGTTGGACAAAACTCACTCACAAACACATAACTCTTCACAAAAATTAACACACACACTTTACAAGATAAAAATAACTCCTCTATACATTTCCATTTTCTGACATATACAAAACGAGATAAACATCAGGTAAAAGAGACATAATGGCTGAATATAAGGAGTAAATATAGTGAGGGAGTGAGTAATGGCGAGAATATTGGAACTTGTGGCCGGGAAGGAGACACTAGACGTTATGGCTGCTATTAAGACGTTAAATCCTAAAGCAGAGGTGGCTAGGGCTGCCCAGGCTCTGGCTATTAATATTTCCGGTGCCAGGGGCATCCAGGACGTGTTGAGGACCAACTTGGGGCCTAAAGGAACCATGAAAATGTGAGTTTAATGTTCACGTGTCTTGGTAACAGTCTTGTGTCATCTGACATGCGGGTTTATGGCTCTCTTTTCCCTCATGCAGGAacggctcttgatctggggaattggatctgtgctccagttccctggattaaGCTTGAATACATTCCATTCCCCCACCCACCCCACGCGCTGTAtaatcatacgggtttagcgcttccccgtgatgATAATAGCTTTGTTTTGTGGGTTTATCCTCGGTGGTGGGGTCTTGGGGCCAGGTTGACGGGTTTTTGAtccaagggaattggatctcttcTCCCCTTATCAATGATGACTCATTAACTAGGTGCTGCAatgacccctatgagtttagcgcttcactaataataattagtactactactactactaataagtaATACTACTAATTACTATTAATTACTACTattaattactactactaattattAATACTAATTAATATTTCTACTATTGATAATAAGtgttaatactactaataattaataatataattaatgatATGCCATCTAAAattccctaattttattttagCCAGATAATTGTATTTAGGCAGAGATacacataattataattattatacatagtgtaaattaccctccagataacccaaaaaaatggTCTGAGGTGACTAATTTCCATTAAGTTTCTTGTATTTGTCTTTATTATCCACCTGCGGCTCACAAGACTGGCatccacgagcccctttgaggcggtgcggaggcctagcttctccctgcggGCCCTGTGAGGGCGGGGAcagtggctaggcctggggacactgggacggtggctaggcctggggacactgggacggtggctaggcctggggacacttggacggtggctaggcctggggacactgggacggtggctaggcctggggacactgggactgtggctaggcctggggacactgggactgtggctaggcctggggacatggggactgtggctaggcctggggacacttggtcccaaagataagggggtacttgtacctcctcccatgggagacttaggtctcgagatactccccagatagggagccaaggccgggtcaccgcttcttggaaaagacccgggccgggagagtaccggcgaataaaaaaaaaagaaaaattattcTTAAAATCTCCGCTGTCTTTTGTATAAATATTTACGTTTTCATTTTATTCACTAATGGTTATTGagtgtggttcgtacattggattacgtgcggccagcggtaacagcctggttaatcaggccctgatccaccatgaagccaggtcacagaccgggctgcgggggtgtCGAACCCCGGAACAcattccaggtactccaggttAATTCGGAAAGGAACAAGGTTCAGCGTTTATATAATTACCTTCGACctttcaagaatttcgagagtttcactactcgcggagaccggccatgggtcaggctcatctggtgctagcctggtcaaccaggctgttgctactggaggctcactgccccacatatccatcacagcctggttgatatagCACCCGAAGTATACTTGGAGAGGTTTTCAGGGGTCAATACCTCCGTGGACTGGTCTGTGAcaaagcctcatggtggatcaggccctgatcaaccaggctgttactgttagctgCACGTAACCCGAAAagggaaccacagcccggctggtcagatactggctaaaggtgcctgtccagtgccttcttaaagacagccaggagtctattggtaatcccccttatgtatgctaggaggcataCAGCAAAACGGTTCtctcaggggcccaagattgttcaactgccaaCCAGCATACATAATctggattacaaatagacccctggctgtcttcaagaaggcactggacaggcacccttcaatcagtacctgaccagccagcctgtggttcatacgttggtttatgtgcagccagcagtaacagcctggttgatcaggtcctgatccaccacgaggcctggtcacagtccagcccatgggggcgttgacccccaaaaccctctccaggtatactccaggtataccacaatCATTTCTGGCAACCCCTTCATCCCCCTCCATTAACCCATTAAATCAAAAGTCTACTGTAAAATCAGCGATAAGTAAGGTAATGGATTTTTATTCATTACAGGCTGGTGTCTGGTGCTGGCGATATCAAAATTACCAAAGACGGCAATATTTTACTCCATGAAATGGTATGTTTGGTtgaatgtggataagtgtaacatGTGCTGCTTTAGTcttgattaacccttaaactgtccaaatgtagatctacgttcagagtgctAGTGGTGCAAACGTAGACCTACGTTCGTAGAGCTAGCggtgcaaatgtagatctacgtttggagcactagcggtgcaaacgtagatctacgtttgtagCGCTAGCggtgcaaatgtagatctacgtttggagcgctagcggtgtaaatgtagatctacgttcgtagTGCTAGCggtgcaaatgtagatctatgtttgaagCGCTAGCGgtacaaatgtagatctacgttcgtagCGCTAGTgttgcaaacgtagatctacgttcgtagTGCTAGTgttgcaaacgtagatctacgttcagacaGCTAGTgttgcaaacgtagatctacgttcgtagTGCTAGTgttgcaaacgtagatctacgttcggacagCTAGTgttgcaaacgtagatctatgttcggacaGCTAGTgttgcaaacgtagatctacgttcggacagtttaagggttaatgagccATAAGTAAACATATTTCCATTTAAAAAATTTGATTCGTTgaaacttctttttttttttttttaatcttgaaCCCAGGTATGTCCATATAACATTTACTGTATAGTATTTAAAAAACGATTAACGACATAGATTCATGATAAAAACAAATTTAAAATGAAAGTAAAGAAGCTCCCAAACTCAACACGATAGAAGTAATTTTTGCTAAATATTGTAATGGATTTATTAAAGTGTCTAGAGTAAATAGTGCTGTACAATAATTTTTTCATGGTTTAATTAGATTTTGTTCTGGTTTCCAGCCTCTTTTTGTGACATTTCTTTCAAAGGCATTTTCAGATATTTTAATTGTAGTACATGTATTTCAAAAACATGCCTTAAATCATATGTAATTGCATATATTGGGGATACAGGAGGGGTCAGTAGTACTCAGAGATGCTGTGGGGCTCCTATTTTAAAATTTAATAACTTATTGCCAGACAAATTGGGATATAAGACCATGGATGCCATTAGATCACTCAAACTATCTAGTTATCAAGTATGTATTGAGGTTAAATATTACCGTGTTAGGTGAAAGgacacgtgcaactaatgtgactttttattgtggcaacgtttctctctccaggagctttatcgataaagctcctggagagtgaaatgttgccacaataaaatgtcacattagttgcacttgtgtccttttacctgacatattcggtaattctaccaacattcatACATATATTAATGTGGTATAGATCACTGGTTAAAATTTATCAAATGGATAGTATTATTAAACATGAATTTCCTGCACAGATGTTTTTTGAGAAGAAATTAAAATTCCCATTCTTGTAACTATATGAAGCATATCTTACAGCAAATACAACACCCAACGGCCAGCATGATTGCCAAGGCTTGCACAGCACAAGATGACATAGTCGGTGATGGCACCACCTCGACCGTACTTCTAATTGGCGAGATGCTCAAACAGGCAGACATTCAAATTCAAGATGGTCTGCATCCAAGACTTATTGCAGAGGGCTTTGATTTTGCCAAGGTTTGTATAGCAACAAGTGTTGAAACAAAGGTATCCAATATAAACCTTCAGTAATACGAACAATTTGCCCAGGCCAACACCATCTCACCGTCTTTTATTAAATTTATATTATTTACAAACTATTATAAACCTCATTTCATTTATGACATGTTTACTAGTGTGTAGCATGTTTTTCCTGTGTTCAcgtatactgtacagtggacccccgcataacgattacctccgaatgcgaccaattatgtaagtatttatgtaagtgcgtttgtacgtgtatgtttgggggtctgaaatgggctaatctacttcacaatatttcttatgggaacaaattcggtcagtactggcacctgaacatacttctggagtgaaaaaatatcgttaaccgggggtccactgtatatgtacatatgtcgAACTTACGTACAAATGGACTTCCGAATGACCACTCGGAACCAACCTGTTCGTAAATACAGGAGTGACTGTAATCAAATAGCAGAGCAGTGTCTGATACTATATGTCTATCCCATTGTTTTTTTCATTTGTAGGTGAAAGCTCAAGAGGTACTTGATAAGGTAAAGATCACTGAAGAGATGAGTCGTGAGCGTTTGTGTCAGGTTGCACGTACCGCCCTTCGCACAAAAGTTCACTCGGAATTGGCCGACAAGCTGACAGAGGTTTGCGTTGATGCAGTGTTAGCTATTAAGGAGGACCAAAAACCACTGGACTTGCATATGGTGGAGATTGCTGAAATGCAGGTTAGTGTTTGTTAGGGgtgagattgtaataaagttggtagaattaccgacaatatgtaaagtaaaaggacacaagtgcaactaatgttatatttattgtggcaacgtttcgctctccaggagctttatcaagccttgatggcttgataaagctcctggagagcgaaacgttgccacaataaatgtcacattagttgcacttgtgtccttttaattaCATAGGGGTGAGATGCCAAACAGGTTAATGCggaatactgtactgtattatggGTTGCAGACTGTTTCCCATATTCATTATTACAGAATATAGCTAGTATTTTTGTGCTctttttaatatttaatattgCAATGTTAGTATGGGAGCACAGTATTATCCATGAAGGTATTCAGAGCAACTGATTAGTCAGACTGTACTTCTGTAGGTAGGATGTAggatgcctgcactttgaaggatggtaaataagacttgtgcaacattggGGCATCTCTTttttggaaatgtttcgccagcccaTGGCTTCTTTAGTCCACAGCAGAGAAAGGTGAGAGATGAGGTGGTGTTGACGTAAtgggtccctcagcctggagttggagTGTTCAGGCCATCTGTCTTGATGGCCTTGGCCACCTCCGGGAAAATAAATAAGAGGCAGATTTTATTCCATTAATGACCTTttcttttattctctctctcagtAGCCACTTTTCTTAGGTGccattaattaaattttaaaaatcAGCTGATATTTTAATCCCCATGTACAGCAATAAAGTTAATGCAATTAAAAATAACGATACCTCCTTGAATCTGCATAGTGAATCGTGTgtgcatatttttcaaaaaagcaGATAGTTGTCATTTGTGTTCCATGTTCATCTGATTTCCTACCTCAGATTTTGTCTTGTATTGGTAATTGAGAATAAACTTTTGGTCCATACTGTGGCTTGAGATGCAATTGCATTTTGTGGGAAAATGTAAGCCACATTATATTTGtttttacattgatttatatTAGCTAAAAATTGAGGTATGTCAGAATATCCTTGAAGCCACACTGATCCTTAAAACAATTGCAGCACAAGACAGAATTGGACACCCAGTTAGTAAAAGGTCTAGTGCTAGACCATGGTGGACGTCATCCAGATATGCCGAAACGTGCCACAAATGCTTACATTCTCACCTGCAATGTTTCCATGGAATATGAAAAGACTGAGGTCACTTCTGGTTTCTTCTACAAGTCTGCAGCTGAAAGAGAAAAACTTGTAACAGCAGAAAGAGAATTCATTGAAaacaggtagtgtgtgtgtgtgtgtgtgtgtgtgtgtgtgtgtgtgtgtgtgtgtgtgcacgtgcgcgCATGTGTGCGCACGCCTGTGTGTgcgcatgcgtgcgtgtgtgcgtgcgcataCGTACATACGTATGTACTCGTATATATGTAGTTGCCAGGGTTGATTCTTAGATCCTTGCCCTGCCTCTCAACTTACCATTCTTCATATTCGTTCCCTATTAGCCTCATGGGCCCTATCATACTtggtcttaaaactgtgtaaggggcctgcctccactgcttcatCACCAAGGTCATTTTACTTCCTGGTCACCCTgatactgaagaaatatttcctgacatctctgtggcTTGTCTGTGCCTTTAACTTCGACTGTGTCCCAGATTTCCCATTTCTCACCTCAAACAGTTCCATTAAGTATATTGTATGTCACTTAGTAATTGTTAGGGTACACAGGaacaggctgtttgagaggctAGAAATAGGCTGAATTTGTGAAAAAAATAGACCTTCAACTAATGCCATCAATAGGATCCTTAAATATGGATTCAGATGTTCTTTCAAGATTTTATTTCTCTTTTGTCATTTTTTGTATTATTGTATTatgtattatcacactggccgattcccaccaaggcagggtggcccgaaaaagaaaaactttcaccatcattcactccatcactgtcttgccagaagggtgctttacactacagtttttaaactgcaacattaacacccctccttcagagtgcaggcactgtacttcccatctccaggactcaagtccggcctgccagtttccctgaatcccttcataaatgttactttgctcacactccaacagcatgtcaagtattaaaaaccatttgtctccattcacttctatcaaacacgctcactcatgcctgctggaagtccaagcccctcgtgaATTTTCTTTTGAGCAGAATGCAAAAACTGGAAAATGTTTTTAACTTGAATTTGTGAAAAAAGTATTTTGGACTTTAACAAATTTCTTATATAGATattcacctctggcaagacagtgatagtgtgagtgatggtttaagcatttcttttttttggggggattgccctgcctcggtaggagacagccagtgttttctttttttttttaattataaatgtTATAGCCATCTTAATTAAGATGAtgtaattaatattatatttttcAGGGTGAAGAAAGTAATTGAGTTGAAGAAGAAGGTTTGTGCTGGCAATAACAACATGTTCGTTTTAATAAATCAAAAAGGAATTGATCCCATGTCCCTGGACATGCTGGCGAAAGAAAACATATTAGGTTTAAGACGAGCCAAGCGCCGCAATATGGAGAGACTTGCATTGGCATGTGGCGGAATGGCTGTGAACAGC contains:
- the CCT6 gene encoding T-complex protein 1 subunit zeta — encoded protein: MARILELVAGKETLDVMAAIKTLNPKAEVARAAQALAINISGARGIQDVLRTNLGPKGTMKMLVSGAGDIKITKDGNILLHEMQIQHPTASMIAKACTAQDDIVGDGTTSTVLLIGEMLKQADIQIQDGLHPRLIAEGFDFAKVKAQEVLDKVKITEEMSRERLCQVARTALRTKVHSELADKLTEVCVDAVLAIKEDQKPLDLHMVEIAEMQHKTELDTQLVKGLVLDHGGRHPDMPKRATNAYILTCNVSMEYEKTEVTSGFFYKSAAEREKLVTAEREFIENRVKKVIELKKKVCAGNNNMFVLINQKGIDPMSLDMLAKENILGLRRAKRRNMERLALACGGMAVNSFDDMTEEVLGFAGSVYEHVLGETKYTFVEELKNPHSVTILIKGAYKHTLQQTKDAIRDGLRAIKNALDDSALVPGAGAFEIAAYDALMKYESDVKGRARYGVRAFADALLVIPKTLASNSGYDPMDSLVKLREEYKNSGGLPVGLDISTGEAVNPSDAGIFDNYCVKRHMLDACSVIARNLLIVDEIMRAGLSQLK